Proteins from one Ahaetulla prasina isolate Xishuangbanna chromosome 2, ASM2864084v1, whole genome shotgun sequence genomic window:
- the LOC131190657 gene encoding zygote arrest protein 2.S-like, translating to MLSMGSRWVGHDFAINNNNYKAKGAAVSRQANTKEVGVPVNLRADAVVQCLLGSQQLQAAWAAFLSTQPGVRGKGNLRREGGGWCRREGGSGGRGSGYSAQQQVGQGGEAEEGWSRLDEEGRRTTFQFLEQKYGNFHCNDYKTRWESAYVWCISGTNKVYFKQLCRKCQKSFNPYKVEAIQCQICSKTRCSCPQKKRHIDLKRPHRQELCGRCKGKRLSCDNTYSFKYIV from the exons atgttgtccatggggtcgcgatgggtcggacacgacttcgcaattaacaacaacaactacaaaGCTAAAGGCGCTGCTGTCTCACGTCAGGCCAACACAAAAGAAGTGGGCGTTCCAGTGAACCTGCGGGCAGATGCCGTGGTGCAATGTTTGCTTGGATCCCAGCAGCTCCAGGCCGCCTG GGCCGCCTTCCTTTCAACTCAACCAGGAGTCCGAGGAAAAGGGAACCTCCGTAGAGAAGGGGGAGGGTGGTGCAGAAGAGAAGGCGGGAGCGGAGGACGAGGTTCAGGATACTCTGCCCAGCAGCAGGTCGGACAAGGAGGTGAGGCTGAGGAAGGCTGGAGTCGCCTCGATGAAGAGGGCAGAAGAACCACCTTCCAATTCTTAGAACAGAAATATGGCAATTTCCATTGCAATGACTATAAAACCAGATGGGAAAGTGCCTATGTATGGTGCATTTCTGGAACCAATAAGGTATATTTTAAGCAGCTTTGTCGCAAGTGCCAAAAGAGCTTTAATCCCTATAAAGTAGAAGCAATTCAATGCCAAATCTGTTCAAAGACTCGTTGCTCCTGTCCTCAGAAAAAAAGGCACATTGACCTCAAGAGACCCCACCGGCAAGAACTATGTGGCCGCTGTAAAGGCAAAAGATTATCTTGCGACAACACCTACAGCTTCAAATACATAGTTTGA